The following coding sequences lie in one Syngnathus scovelli strain Florida chromosome 1, RoL_Ssco_1.2, whole genome shotgun sequence genomic window:
- the LOC125986819 gene encoding galectin-4-like produces the protein MNAKVSGKLGKKLTGSLPQQNPFGPGLSFEIVIKCGSGAFQLTFNGGPQQDFAYQVQDLQAINLLLVWQVEQIHVQLK, from the exons ATGAACGCCAAAGTCAGCGGCAAATTGGGCAAGAAGCTGACCGGGAGCCTTCCCCAACAAAACCCCTTTGGACCAGGACTCTCCTTCGAG ATTGTCATCAAGTGTGGCAGTGGCGCTTTCCAGCTGACTTTCAACGGCGGGCCCCAGCAGGACTTTGCTTATCAAGTTCAGGATCTGCAAGCCATCAACTTGCTGTTGGTGTGGCAAGTGGAGCAGATCCACGTCCAGCTGAAGTGA